One window of the Helicoverpa zea isolate HzStark_Cry1AcR chromosome 7, ilHelZeax1.1, whole genome shotgun sequence genome contains the following:
- the LOC124631872 gene encoding uncharacterized protein LOC124631872: MYAGNAVTGITGPMDYKYMKVLRFVLRIISGWPGKALGEKTLRIEGMGHAYYNTILSLVYLALGIAYLKKNFHRFDFLELGQLYIVLLMNMLSTSRAFTLCLSQKYREVAKIFIQKIHLFYFKEKSDFAMKIHITVHKISFISAVYLSVLLFIAACMFNLIPMYNNYSAGRFASFDNLENTTYEQAISCLYPWNFETNFNGYLAATLSGWYGTILCGSSVSMFDLFLCLMIFNLWGHFKILIYNLEHFPRPASEVVDAEGEERSGRTVGSEMYSQSELEEVAVLLRDCIQYHMLIVNFTNNMSDAFGMALFIYYSFHQITGCLLLLECSQMTAAALTRYLPLTIIMFGELVLLSIIFETIGTMSEKLKDAVYKVPWEYMDTKNRRTVLIFLIKVQEPIHVKAGGLVDVGVTTMASILKTSFSYFAFLRTF, encoded by the exons ATGTATGCCGGCAATGCTGTAAC AGGCATTACCGGTCCTATGGACTACAAATATATGAAAGTGCTTCGTTTTGTCCTTCGCATTATAAGTGGCTGGCCAGGCAAGGCTCTCGGTGAGAAAACCCTCAGGATCGAGGGCATGGGCCATGCGTACTACAATACTATACTATCACTTGTGTACTTGGCCCTAGGGATCGCATACTTGAAGAAAAACTTCCACAGATTCGATTTTCTGGAGCTGGGACAGTTGTATATTGTTTTACTGATGAATATGCTGTCTACG TCAAGAGCCTTCACCCTGTGTCTATCTCAAAAATATAGAGAGGTAGcgaaaatattcattcaaaaaATACACTTGTTTTACTTCAAAGAAAAGTCAGATTTTGCTATGAAG ATACACATAACAGTGCACAAAATATCATTCATCTCCGCGGTATATTTAAGTGTTTTGCTGTTCATAGCTGCCtgtatgtttaatttaataccaATGTATAACAACTACAGTGCAGGAAGATTTGCTTCGTTTGACAATTTGGAGAATACGACGTATGAGCAAGCCATTTCTTGTCTTTATCCTTGGAACTTTGAGACTAATTTCAATGGTTATCTTGCGGCTACGCTCAGTGGATG gtatgGCACAATTCTATGTGGAAGCAGTGTATCGATGTTTGACCTATTCCTCTGTCTCATGATCTTCAATCTTTGGGGGCATTTCAAAATTCTCATTTATAACTTGGAGCATTTTCCCCGACCTGCGTCCGAGGTCGTGGATGCTGAAGGAGAAGAAAGAAGCGGCAGGACTGTGGGCTCTGAGATGTATTCACAATCAGAGCTCGAAGAAGTTGCCGTGTTGCTGAGGGATTGCATACAGTACCACATGCTTATTGTCAA TTTCACAAACAACATGTCAGACGCATTCGGAATGGCGCTCTTCATTTACTACTCTTTCCATCAAATTACCGGGTGCTTGCTGCTTCTCGAATGTTCTCAGATG ACTGCTGCAGCCTTGACACGTTACTTGCCGCTTACCATTATTATGTTTGGAGAACTGGTTCTGTTGTCAATAATTTTTGAAACTATCGGTACTATg AGTGAAAAACTAAAAGATGCGGTGTACAAAGTGCCATGGGAGTACATGGACACCAAAAATCGCAGGACTGTCCTGATTTTCCTCATAAAGGTTCAGGAACCTATTCACGTGAAGGCTGGCGGGTTGGTGGATGTGGGAGTCACTACTATGGCTTCG ATCTTGAAAACGTCGTTTTCGTACTTCGCCTTTCTACGCACGTTCTAA
- the LOC124631871 gene encoding uncharacterized protein LOC124631871 isoform X1: MCYIDSNNRGAMISPRKSVRTRLVEEFYTYCAFWIFVSALPVLTVSYIFVRVCKYLWLKLLSSRYPHLEFIWTDTVRSLLDTHRNQGIINVLLSVQGTLDPEELKNHLTDHVINKLDKNGGLMFPRLRHQLVSCWGNYAWDASVTFRPENHFIVASAVYRGRQVGDNNIQEYVSDIVSKYFASDQSPWQYIVIPCVSTEPKYYILVRVHHLLLSGKKSLNIGDLLLMEQLSPSDRISTSQTEYTKKSPLTQLFPTPSAIPELWGKLNENLSNAWNEFVSEYDPVESPRALKTLPGAFHVAGLVLISTVSALRELNKRSNGRDTASEAPVTALTLLAAIQRECNRRNLTIPKIILSPLITADPRKWPGMAIGAAFSSLRQFICLPLRIRNELVALNELRTCGHARQPDTLTWKYAELAQLCVAAINETTRAALEVYRAPARLWTDTIGADDGHRHLLQTVSLCGRKVTAWSKPVPRAGIERVARALDVSSSDIALYAATEALRAFFENAQNYSPDHVLTTARAAHEDFLYTFAEGHGKSHKKSQTGGMVCLSLPLGASARRVCAGVRRACCRQRALAAGWAAQAQCGALTRALPSPLARLLLNLLSRRYALSYAEIDAPPNTPPRKTLWGHNVDAVVYWRPPQANISMSLTVIQYADTVRLAVMADARLVPSHIIPATRWPTAIEQLVAKVDQEIAKITARANLAAGTVPQIITPEEIPTTSTDTDTPQEETGETEDSGVMLRPPPTTAVSPPPIRRRIAN; the protein is encoded by the exons ATGTGTTACATAG ATAGTAACAACAGGGGAGCTATGATCTCACCGCGTAAAAGTGTGCGCACGCGCCTCGTTGAAGAGTTCTACACATACTGCGCTTTCTGGATCTTCGTGTCGGCGCTGCCAGTGCTAACAGTTTCTTATATTT TTGTACGAGTATGTAAATATCTTTGGCTGAAGCTACTGTCCAGCAGATACCCACATCTAGAATTCATCTGGACAGACACAGTTCGCTCTTTGCTTGACACGCATCGGAACCAGGGAATCATCAATGTGTTACTTTCAGTACAAG GCACACTAGACCCAGAAGAGCTAAAGAACCACCTAACAGACCACGTGATAAACAAACTCGACAAGAATGGGGGACTTATGTTTCCGAGACTACGACATCAACTGGTGTCATGTTGGGGGAACTATGCATGGGATGCCAGTGTCACCTTTAGACCAGAAAACCATTTTATTGTAGCCAGTGCCGTTTATAGAGGACGGCAAGTTGGTGACAACAATATTCAG GAATACGTCAGTGACATAGTATCAAAATACTTCGCAAGCGACCAATCTCCGTGGCAGTACATCGTAATACCATGCGTCTCAACGGAGCCCAAGTATTACATATTAGTTCGGGTGCACCACCTTTTGCTCTCAGGGAAGAAGTCTTTAAACATCGGGGACTTGCTACTTATGGAACAGTTAAGTCCTTCAGACAGGATCAGTACGTCACAGACAGAGTATACCAAGAAGAGTCCCTTGACACAGCTGTTCCCAACGCCGTCAGCCATACCAGAACTATGGGGGAAACTTAACGAAAATTTGTCAAATGCGTGGAACGAATTCGTATCTGAATATGATCCTGTCGAAAGTCCGAGAGCATTGAAGACTTTACCTGGAGCGTTTCATGTGGCTGGCTTAGTTTTAATATCAACAGTTAGTGCGCTAAGAGAACTGAATAAACGGTCTAATGGAAGGGACACGGCTTCGGAGGCGCCAGTCACGGCGCTTACACTCTTGGCGGCGATCCAGAGAGAATGTAATAGAAGAAACCTTACTATACCAAAG ATAATCCTATCACCACTCATAACAGCAGATCCTCGAAAATGGCCGGGCATGGCTATCGGTGCTGCATTTTCTTCACTACGCCAGTTCATTTGTCTACCCCTTCGTATTCGAAATGAACTGGTTGCTTTAAACGAGTTACGGACTTGTGGTCACGCCAGACAACCAGACACATTAACTTGGAAGTATGCTGAATTAGCGCAGTTGTGTGTAGCGGCTATTAATGAGACGACAAGGGCAGCGCTTGAAGTGTATCGGGCGCCTGCCAGACTTTGGACGGATACTATTGGTGCTGATGATGGCCATAGACATTTGTTACAAACTGTGTCTTTGTGTGGGcgaaag GTTACAGCATGGTCAAAGCCCGTCCCCCGGGCCGGTATAGAGCGCGTAGCAAGAGCTCTGGACGTGTCGTCATCAGACATTGCCCTATACGCCGCCACAGAGGCTTTGAGGGCATTCTTCGAAAACGCACAAAACTACTCACCGGACCATGTGCTGACGACTGCGAGGGCTGCGCATGAGGACTTCCTCTATACTTTCGCTGAAGGACACGGGAAGAGTCATAAGAAATCACAGACCGGAG GCATGGTGTGCCTGTCCCTGCCTCTGGGCGCGTCGGCGCGGCGCGTGTGCGCGGGCGTGCGGCGCGCCTGCTGCCGCCAGCGGGCGCTGGCCGCGGGCTGGGCCGCGCAGGCGCAGTGCGGCGCCCTCACCCGCGCCTTGCCCTCCCCGCTGGCCCGTCTACTGCTCAACCTGCTGTCCCGCCGATACGCGCTCTCCTACGCAGAGATCGACGCGCCGCCCAACACGCCGCCACGGAAGACGTTGTGGGGACATAATGTGGATGCTGTCGTTTATTGGagacctcctcaagcaaatatta GTATGTCTCTAACGGTGATACAGTACGCGGACACAGTACGACTCGCAGTAATGGCTGACGCACGCCTGGTGCCCTCTCACATAATCCCCGCCACTCGCTGGCCTACTGCCATCGAGCAGTTAGTCGCTAAGGTAGATCAAGAAATCGCGAAAATCACTGCACGAGCAAACCTAGCCGCCGGCACTGTGCCACAAATCATCACCCCTGAAGAAATTCCTACTACCAGTACAGATACAGATACTCCTCAAGAGGAAACGGGAGAAACAGAAGATTCGGGAGTCATGCTCAGACCTCCGCCTACAACGGCAGTGAGCCCGCCTCCCATTCGGAGACGCATAGCCAACTAG
- the LOC124631871 gene encoding uncharacterized protein LOC124631871 isoform X2: MISPRKSVRTRLVEEFYTYCAFWIFVSALPVLTVSYIFVRVCKYLWLKLLSSRYPHLEFIWTDTVRSLLDTHRNQGIINVLLSVQGTLDPEELKNHLTDHVINKLDKNGGLMFPRLRHQLVSCWGNYAWDASVTFRPENHFIVASAVYRGRQVGDNNIQEYVSDIVSKYFASDQSPWQYIVIPCVSTEPKYYILVRVHHLLLSGKKSLNIGDLLLMEQLSPSDRISTSQTEYTKKSPLTQLFPTPSAIPELWGKLNENLSNAWNEFVSEYDPVESPRALKTLPGAFHVAGLVLISTVSALRELNKRSNGRDTASEAPVTALTLLAAIQRECNRRNLTIPKIILSPLITADPRKWPGMAIGAAFSSLRQFICLPLRIRNELVALNELRTCGHARQPDTLTWKYAELAQLCVAAINETTRAALEVYRAPARLWTDTIGADDGHRHLLQTVSLCGRKVTAWSKPVPRAGIERVARALDVSSSDIALYAATEALRAFFENAQNYSPDHVLTTARAAHEDFLYTFAEGHGKSHKKSQTGGMVCLSLPLGASARRVCAGVRRACCRQRALAAGWAAQAQCGALTRALPSPLARLLLNLLSRRYALSYAEIDAPPNTPPRKTLWGHNVDAVVYWRPPQANISMSLTVIQYADTVRLAVMADARLVPSHIIPATRWPTAIEQLVAKVDQEIAKITARANLAAGTVPQIITPEEIPTTSTDTDTPQEETGETEDSGVMLRPPPTTAVSPPPIRRRIAN, translated from the exons ATGATCTCACCGCGTAAAAGTGTGCGCACGCGCCTCGTTGAAGAGTTCTACACATACTGCGCTTTCTGGATCTTCGTGTCGGCGCTGCCAGTGCTAACAGTTTCTTATATTT TTGTACGAGTATGTAAATATCTTTGGCTGAAGCTACTGTCCAGCAGATACCCACATCTAGAATTCATCTGGACAGACACAGTTCGCTCTTTGCTTGACACGCATCGGAACCAGGGAATCATCAATGTGTTACTTTCAGTACAAG GCACACTAGACCCAGAAGAGCTAAAGAACCACCTAACAGACCACGTGATAAACAAACTCGACAAGAATGGGGGACTTATGTTTCCGAGACTACGACATCAACTGGTGTCATGTTGGGGGAACTATGCATGGGATGCCAGTGTCACCTTTAGACCAGAAAACCATTTTATTGTAGCCAGTGCCGTTTATAGAGGACGGCAAGTTGGTGACAACAATATTCAG GAATACGTCAGTGACATAGTATCAAAATACTTCGCAAGCGACCAATCTCCGTGGCAGTACATCGTAATACCATGCGTCTCAACGGAGCCCAAGTATTACATATTAGTTCGGGTGCACCACCTTTTGCTCTCAGGGAAGAAGTCTTTAAACATCGGGGACTTGCTACTTATGGAACAGTTAAGTCCTTCAGACAGGATCAGTACGTCACAGACAGAGTATACCAAGAAGAGTCCCTTGACACAGCTGTTCCCAACGCCGTCAGCCATACCAGAACTATGGGGGAAACTTAACGAAAATTTGTCAAATGCGTGGAACGAATTCGTATCTGAATATGATCCTGTCGAAAGTCCGAGAGCATTGAAGACTTTACCTGGAGCGTTTCATGTGGCTGGCTTAGTTTTAATATCAACAGTTAGTGCGCTAAGAGAACTGAATAAACGGTCTAATGGAAGGGACACGGCTTCGGAGGCGCCAGTCACGGCGCTTACACTCTTGGCGGCGATCCAGAGAGAATGTAATAGAAGAAACCTTACTATACCAAAG ATAATCCTATCACCACTCATAACAGCAGATCCTCGAAAATGGCCGGGCATGGCTATCGGTGCTGCATTTTCTTCACTACGCCAGTTCATTTGTCTACCCCTTCGTATTCGAAATGAACTGGTTGCTTTAAACGAGTTACGGACTTGTGGTCACGCCAGACAACCAGACACATTAACTTGGAAGTATGCTGAATTAGCGCAGTTGTGTGTAGCGGCTATTAATGAGACGACAAGGGCAGCGCTTGAAGTGTATCGGGCGCCTGCCAGACTTTGGACGGATACTATTGGTGCTGATGATGGCCATAGACATTTGTTACAAACTGTGTCTTTGTGTGGGcgaaag GTTACAGCATGGTCAAAGCCCGTCCCCCGGGCCGGTATAGAGCGCGTAGCAAGAGCTCTGGACGTGTCGTCATCAGACATTGCCCTATACGCCGCCACAGAGGCTTTGAGGGCATTCTTCGAAAACGCACAAAACTACTCACCGGACCATGTGCTGACGACTGCGAGGGCTGCGCATGAGGACTTCCTCTATACTTTCGCTGAAGGACACGGGAAGAGTCATAAGAAATCACAGACCGGAG GCATGGTGTGCCTGTCCCTGCCTCTGGGCGCGTCGGCGCGGCGCGTGTGCGCGGGCGTGCGGCGCGCCTGCTGCCGCCAGCGGGCGCTGGCCGCGGGCTGGGCCGCGCAGGCGCAGTGCGGCGCCCTCACCCGCGCCTTGCCCTCCCCGCTGGCCCGTCTACTGCTCAACCTGCTGTCCCGCCGATACGCGCTCTCCTACGCAGAGATCGACGCGCCGCCCAACACGCCGCCACGGAAGACGTTGTGGGGACATAATGTGGATGCTGTCGTTTATTGGagacctcctcaagcaaatatta GTATGTCTCTAACGGTGATACAGTACGCGGACACAGTACGACTCGCAGTAATGGCTGACGCACGCCTGGTGCCCTCTCACATAATCCCCGCCACTCGCTGGCCTACTGCCATCGAGCAGTTAGTCGCTAAGGTAGATCAAGAAATCGCGAAAATCACTGCACGAGCAAACCTAGCCGCCGGCACTGTGCCACAAATCATCACCCCTGAAGAAATTCCTACTACCAGTACAGATACAGATACTCCTCAAGAGGAAACGGGAGAAACAGAAGATTCGGGAGTCATGCTCAGACCTCCGCCTACAACGGCAGTGAGCCCGCCTCCCATTCGGAGACGCATAGCCAACTAG